In one window of Erythrolamprus reginae isolate rEryReg1 chromosome 1, rEryReg1.hap1, whole genome shotgun sequence DNA:
- the CTNS gene encoding cystinosin isoform X1, whose amino-acid sequence MFAGWSSGAASPPVSCFGVMANRLGLFSLLFLSFASFATCVEDEPPVFSAPEEVSLEYHSVQKITLTFSAPPNGTLVIRFNMTYTSKENITIVEFPNQVIIAAGQKEAHFLVKAKEVGQVTVYLQVNGSHDTGPRIRFLVIHSNAVKIVDQVIGWIYFLAWSVSFYPQVFENWRRKSVVGLSFDFIALNLTGFIAYSVFNIGLFWISPIKEQFLHRYPNGVNPVDSNDVFFSLHAVALTLFIIFQCLIYERGAQKVSRVAIAFLVAAWLFVFTTLAVTLAQQITWLQFLFYFSYIKLGITLIKYFPQAYLNFSRKSTRGWSIGNVLLDFTGGAFSLMQMFLQSYNNDAWKLIFGDPTKFGLGLFSIVFDIVFMIQHYCLYRQQNYEEFA is encoded by the exons ATGTTCGCGGGATGGAGCAGCGGCGCTGCTTCTCCGC CTGTCAGCTGTTTCGGCGTGATGGCGAATAGACTGGGCCTTTTCTCGCTGCTGTTTTTATCCTTTGCCTCATTCGCAACCTGCg TTGAAGATGAACCTCCTGTTTTCTCTGCCCCTGAAGAAGTTTCCCTGGAATACCACAGCGTGCAAAAAATCACACTTACCTTCAG TGCTCCACCCAATGGGACTTTGGTGATCAGGTTCAACATGACCTATACGTCCAAGGAGAACATCACCATTGTTGAATTTCCCAACCAG GTCATAATTGCAGCAGGCCAAAAGGAGGCCCATTTCCTTGTGAAAGCTAAAGAGGTTGGGCAGGTGACGGTATATCTACAGGTGAACGGATCACATGACACAGG GCCCAGAATCCGGTTCCTTGTGATCCACAGCAACGCCGTAAAAATTGTGGATCAAGTGATCGGTTGGATCTATTTCCTAGCCTGGTCGGTTtccttctaccctcaggtgtttgaGAATTGGAGACGCAAAAG CGTTGTGGGACTCAGTTTCGATTTCATTGCTCTGAACCTGACCGGCTTCATTGCCTACAGTGTCTTCAACATCGGACTCTTCTGGATTAGCCCCATAAAG GAGCAGTTCCTGCACCGGTATCCCAACGGCGTGAATCCCGTAGACAGCAACGATGTCTTTTTCAGCCTCCATGCAGTGGCCCTCACTCTGTTCATCATCTTCCAGTGCTTAATCTATGAG AGAGGGGCTCAGAAGGTTTCTCGCGTGGCCATTGCGTTCCTGGTGGCGGCCTGGCTGTTTGTCTTCACCACTTTGGCCGTGACGCTCGCTCAACAAATCACCTGGTTGcaattcttgttttatttctcctaCATCAAGCTGGGAATCACGCTCATCAAATACTTCCCCCAG GCCTACCTAAACTTTAGCCGGAAGAGCACCAGGGGCTGGAGCATCGGCAACGTCCTGCTGGACTTCACCGGAGGTGCCTTCAGTCTCATGCAGATGTTCCTGCAATCCTACAACAATG ATGCATGGAAGCTGATTTTTGGAGACCCTACCAAATTTGGCCTTGGACTCTTCTCCATCGTCTTCGACATTGTCTTTATGATCCAACATTACTGCTTGTATCGTCAGCAGAACTATGAGGAGTTTGCGTAG
- the TAX1BP3 gene encoding tax1-binding protein 3: MSYIPGQPVTAVVQRVEIHKLRQGENLILGFSIGGGIDQDPAQNPFSEDKTDKGIYVTRVTEGGPAEMAGLQVGDKIMQVNGWDMTMVTHDQARKRLTKRNEEVVRLLVTRHSLQKAVQQSMLSQPCH; the protein is encoded by the exons caaagagttgaaatccacaaactGCGCCAAGGTGAGAACCTGATTCTGGGCTTCAGCATCGGAGGCGGCATCGACCAGGACCCAGCTCAGAACCCCTTCTCGGAGGACAAGACGGACAAG ggcATTTATGTCACTCGGGTGACGGAAGGTGGACCAGCAGAAATGGCTGGACTTCAAGTGGGAGACAAAATCATGCAG GTGAACGGCTGGGACATGACCATGGTGACTCACGACCAAGCCCGCAAGCGGCTGACCAAGCGGAACGAAGAAGTGGTCCGACTCCTGGTGACCAGACACTCTCTTCAGAAAGCCGTCCAGCAGTCGATGCTCTCGCAGCCCTGCCACTGA
- the CTNS gene encoding cystinosin isoform X2 yields the protein MSFDAVSCFGVMANRLGLFSLLFLSFASFATCVEDEPPVFSAPEEVSLEYHSVQKITLTFSAPPNGTLVIRFNMTYTSKENITIVEFPNQVIIAAGQKEAHFLVKAKEVGQVTVYLQVNGSHDTGPRIRFLVIHSNAVKIVDQVIGWIYFLAWSVSFYPQVFENWRRKSVVGLSFDFIALNLTGFIAYSVFNIGLFWISPIKEQFLHRYPNGVNPVDSNDVFFSLHAVALTLFIIFQCLIYERGAQKVSRVAIAFLVAAWLFVFTTLAVTLAQQITWLQFLFYFSYIKLGITLIKYFPQAYLNFSRKSTRGWSIGNVLLDFTGGAFSLMQMFLQSYNNDAWKLIFGDPTKFGLGLFSIVFDIVFMIQHYCLYRQQNYEEFA from the exons ATGAGCTTCGACG CTGTCAGCTGTTTCGGCGTGATGGCGAATAGACTGGGCCTTTTCTCGCTGCTGTTTTTATCCTTTGCCTCATTCGCAACCTGCg TTGAAGATGAACCTCCTGTTTTCTCTGCCCCTGAAGAAGTTTCCCTGGAATACCACAGCGTGCAAAAAATCACACTTACCTTCAG TGCTCCACCCAATGGGACTTTGGTGATCAGGTTCAACATGACCTATACGTCCAAGGAGAACATCACCATTGTTGAATTTCCCAACCAG GTCATAATTGCAGCAGGCCAAAAGGAGGCCCATTTCCTTGTGAAAGCTAAAGAGGTTGGGCAGGTGACGGTATATCTACAGGTGAACGGATCACATGACACAGG GCCCAGAATCCGGTTCCTTGTGATCCACAGCAACGCCGTAAAAATTGTGGATCAAGTGATCGGTTGGATCTATTTCCTAGCCTGGTCGGTTtccttctaccctcaggtgtttgaGAATTGGAGACGCAAAAG CGTTGTGGGACTCAGTTTCGATTTCATTGCTCTGAACCTGACCGGCTTCATTGCCTACAGTGTCTTCAACATCGGACTCTTCTGGATTAGCCCCATAAAG GAGCAGTTCCTGCACCGGTATCCCAACGGCGTGAATCCCGTAGACAGCAACGATGTCTTTTTCAGCCTCCATGCAGTGGCCCTCACTCTGTTCATCATCTTCCAGTGCTTAATCTATGAG AGAGGGGCTCAGAAGGTTTCTCGCGTGGCCATTGCGTTCCTGGTGGCGGCCTGGCTGTTTGTCTTCACCACTTTGGCCGTGACGCTCGCTCAACAAATCACCTGGTTGcaattcttgttttatttctcctaCATCAAGCTGGGAATCACGCTCATCAAATACTTCCCCCAG GCCTACCTAAACTTTAGCCGGAAGAGCACCAGGGGCTGGAGCATCGGCAACGTCCTGCTGGACTTCACCGGAGGTGCCTTCAGTCTCATGCAGATGTTCCTGCAATCCTACAACAATG ATGCATGGAAGCTGATTTTTGGAGACCCTACCAAATTTGGCCTTGGACTCTTCTCCATCGTCTTCGACATTGTCTTTATGATCCAACATTACTGCTTGTATCGTCAGCAGAACTATGAGGAGTTTGCGTAG